A genome region from Candidatus Parcubacteria bacterium includes the following:
- a CDS encoding SufD family Fe-S cluster assembly protein, whose amino-acid sequence MKNVKNVNYYQINNQIPEICELKEIEILPSELAWQKYNWTKEYFFKKPKSGYFIWVKEQPQQPIFTCITLANKSIKQELQNLLIVEKNLKVELQGTCNALKKNLAGIHQAKGKIILRQGSTLQYRHIHSWGERDIVEPNYEFFLEKKAKLDYSYKVFSPPKKLKMKTLITLLEGSSANLNIVGKFSQTKTEFEETLILKEKGASGIVKLRLVGDKDSEITARSQVIAESESKGHLDCQGLLVDPEGSRRGGTYGAGKASVIRLIPELICKHPKAQITHEASIGRISGEELNYLRMRGLNEKEAINLIVNGFLERPIAK is encoded by the coding sequence ATGAAAAATGTAAAAAATGTGAATTATTATCAGATAAATAATCAAATTCCAGAAATTTGTGAGTTGAAAGAAATAGAGATTCTTCCTTCTGAATTGGCTTGGCAGAAATATAACTGGACTAAAGAATATTTTTTTAAAAAACCAAAAAGCGGCTATTTTATTTGGGTTAAAGAACAACCTCAACAGCCCATTTTTACTTGTATTACTCTTGCTAATAAAAGCATAAAGCAGGAGCTTCAGAATCTTTTAATTGTAGAAAAGAATTTAAAAGTAGAGCTCCAAGGAACTTGTAATGCTTTAAAAAAGAATTTAGCTGGAATACATCAGGCAAAAGGGAAGATTATTTTAAGACAAGGATCAACTCTTCAATATAGACATATTCACTCTTGGGGAGAAAGAGATATTGTTGAGCCAAATTATGAGTTTTTCTTAGAGAAAAAGGCGAAATTAGATTATAGTTATAAAGTTTTTTCTCCTCCTAAAAAATTAAAGATGAAAACATTAATTACTCTTTTGGAAGGATCCTCTGCTAATCTGAATATTGTGGGAAAATTTTCTCAAACCAAAACAGAATTTGAAGAGACATTAATTCTAAAAGAAAAAGGTGCTTCTGGAATAGTGAAATTAAGATTAGTTGGAGATAAAGATAGCGAAATTACTGCTCGTTCTCAAGTTATAGCCGAGTCTGAAAGCAAAGGTCATTTGGACTGCCAGGGGTTATTAGTTGACCCCGAAGGATCCCGCAGGGGCGGGACCTACGGGGCAGGCAAAGCTTCTGTAATAAGGCTTATACCAGAGCTTATTTGCAAACACCCAAAAGCTCAAATTACTCATGAGGCCTCAATTGGAAGAATTTCAGGAGAGGAATTAAATTATTTAAGAATGCGTGGATTAAACGAAAAAGAAGCCATTAATTTAATTGTTAATGGATTTTTAGAAAGACCTATTGCGAAATAA